A portion of the Cervus elaphus chromosome X, mCerEla1.1, whole genome shotgun sequence genome contains these proteins:
- the LOC122689722 gene encoding casein kinase I-like — protein MESSSRPKTDFIVGGRYKLVREIGCGAFGDVYLAIDLTNHEEVAVKLESQSARQPRLVREKELYNILQGGVGIPQIRWYGQETDYKVLVMDLLGPSLEDLFNFCSRRFTMKTVLMLADQMISRLEYVHTHNLIHRDLKPDNFLMGTGKQWKKLFLIDFGLAKKYRDSRTGQHISYKKGKSLTGTPPYASIRAHLGREQSRRDDMESLGYVLMYFNRASLPWQGLQAATMKERCEKISEMKMATPVDVLCNGFPVEFAMYFKHCRGLSFEEAPDYTYLRQLFRILFRTLNYQHDYAFDWIVLQQKAAQQAASSRGQCQPAQTPTGNQTDKTKSEVKGS, from the coding sequence ATGGAGAGCAGCAGCCGACCCAAGACTGATTTCATTGTCGGAGGGAGATATAAACTGGTTCGGGAGATCGGGTGTGGCGCCTTTGGGGACGTTTACTTGGCGATAGACCTCACCAACCACGAGGAAGTGGCGGTAAAACTAGAATCACAGAGTGCGAGGCAGCCCCGGTTGGTACGTGAGAAGGAGCTCTATAATATTCTTCAAGGTGGGGTTGGCATCCCCCAGATACGGTGGTATGGTCAGGAAACGGACTATAAGGTGCTAGTCATGGATCTTCTGGGACCCAGCCTTGAAGACCTCTTCAATTTCTGTTCAAGGAGGTTCACTATGAAAACTGTACTTATGTTAGCTGATCAGATGATCAGTAGACTtgaatatgtacatacacacaatctGATACACAGAGACCTTAAACCAGATAACTTCCTAATGGGtactgggaaacagtggaagaagtTATTCCTTATTGATTTTGGTTTGGCTAAGAAGTACAGAGACAGCAGGACAGGGCAACACATATCGTACAAAAAGGGTAAAAGTCTCACTGGCACGCCTCCCTATGCTAGCATCCGTGCACATCTTGGTCGTGAACAGAGTCGCCGAGATGACATGGAATCATTAGGATATGTTTTGATGTATTTTAATAGAGCCAGCCTGCCATGGCAAGGACTGCAGGCTGCAACAATGAAGGAAAGATGTGAAAAGATTAGTGAAATGAAGATGGCCACACCTGTTGATGTTTTATGTAACGGATTTCCTGTAGAATTTGCCATGTACTTTAAGCATTGTCGTGGGCTGTCCTTTGAGGAAGCCCCGGATTACACATACCTGAGGCAGCTATTCCGCATTCTTTTCAGGACCCTGAATTACCAACATGACTATGCATTTGATTGGATAGTGCTACAGCAGAAAGCAGCACAGCAGGCTGCCTCTTCAAGAGGGCAGTGTCAGCCGGCCCAAACACCTACAGGCAATCAGACTGACAAAaccaaaagtgaagtgaaaggttCATAA